In Caproiciproducens sp. NJN-50, the following are encoded in one genomic region:
- a CDS encoding acyl-CoA dehydrogenase family protein, translated as MKTPFFTEDHEDIREMARDFAEKALAPIAADVDKNDAFPREVVETMAGMGFLGLKIPEEYGGSGMDMRSYVSVMEEVARKCATATIYISSANSLSTAPIILSGTEEQKRKYLPGVASGESIIAFGLTEPGAGSDAASLATKAVKDGDDYILNGRKCFITFAPVADYTTVYAKTSPEKGAKGITAFLVDMKLPGVSTGKPEEKMGQRGVPVSDVVLDDVRVPADCILGEVDMGFINAMKTLSVGRVGVASMSLGIAQEALDLAVEYTKARVQFGKPLAKNQALRFMMADMETKLNAARMLTYNAAWMMDSKQDATKAASMAKYYAAESAFDIVNKSLQLHGGYGYSKEYEIERLYRDIRITSIYEGSSQVQQMVIAGQLLK; from the coding sequence ATGAAAACCCCATTTTTTACCGAAGACCATGAAGACATCCGCGAAATGGCCCGCGACTTTGCGGAAAAGGCCCTGGCGCCCATCGCCGCCGACGTTGACAAAAACGACGCGTTTCCGCGGGAGGTTGTGGAGACCATGGCCGGGATGGGCTTTCTCGGCCTGAAAATCCCGGAGGAATACGGCGGGTCGGGCATGGATATGCGCAGCTATGTTTCCGTGATGGAGGAAGTGGCCAGAAAGTGCGCCACCGCCACTATTTACATCTCCTCCGCGAATTCCCTTTCCACCGCGCCCATCATCCTTTCCGGCACCGAAGAGCAGAAGCGGAAATATCTGCCGGGAGTGGCTTCCGGAGAAAGCATCATCGCGTTCGGCCTCACCGAGCCGGGCGCCGGCTCCGACGCCGCGTCCCTGGCAACCAAGGCCGTGAAGGACGGGGACGACTATATCCTGAACGGGCGCAAGTGCTTTATCACCTTCGCTCCGGTGGCAGACTATACCACGGTTTATGCCAAGACCAGTCCGGAGAAGGGCGCGAAGGGCATCACCGCTTTCCTCGTGGACATGAAGCTGCCGGGCGTTTCTACGGGAAAACCGGAGGAGAAGATGGGCCAGCGCGGCGTGCCGGTCAGCGACGTGGTGCTGGACGACGTCCGCGTTCCGGCGGACTGCATCCTCGGCGAAGTCGATATGGGTTTCATCAACGCCATGAAGACGCTGTCCGTCGGCCGCGTCGGTGTCGCTTCCATGTCGCTGGGCATTGCGCAGGAGGCGCTGGACCTCGCCGTGGAGTACACCAAGGCACGTGTCCAGTTCGGCAAACCGCTGGCGAAAAACCAGGCCCTGCGGTTCATGATGGCGGATATGGAGACCAAGCTCAACGCCGCCCGCATGCTCACCTACAACGCCGCCTGGATGATGGACAGCAAGCAGGACGCCACCAAGGCCGCCTCGATGGCCAAGTATTACGCCGCAGAGTCCGCCTTTGACATTGTGAACAAATCCCTGCAGCTCCACGGCGGCTACGGCTATTCCAAGGAATACGAGATCGAGCGCCTCTACCGCGATATCCGTATCACCAGCATTTACGAGGGCAGCTCCCAGGTGCAGCAGATGGTCATCGCGGGGCAGCTCCTGAAATAA
- the etfB gene encoding electron transfer flavoprotein subunit beta encodes MKILVCVKQVPDTNEVKIDPVKGTLIREGVPSILNPDDANALEAALRIKDRDPGTRVAALTMGPPQAAYMLRECLAMGADEAYLLSDRAFGGADTCATSTTIAAGIRKVPGVDIIFAGRQAIDGDTAQVGPQVAQRLGIPVVTYVQDIRLGDGKATVQRQMEDGYERIEVRTPCLLTCVKELNEPRYMSVGRIVDAYQKEIAVWDHAAVGLDGKDCGLNASPTQVFRSFTPPQKGKGEMLAGSVGEMAKSLIGKLDEKHLI; translated from the coding sequence ATGAAGATATTGGTATGTGTCAAGCAGGTCCCGGACACGAATGAGGTGAAAATCGATCCCGTGAAGGGAACCCTGATCCGTGAGGGCGTTCCCAGCATCCTGAATCCGGACGACGCCAACGCGCTGGAAGCGGCGCTCCGGATCAAGGACCGGGACCCGGGCACGCGGGTCGCGGCACTGACCATGGGGCCGCCGCAGGCCGCCTATATGCTGAGGGAATGTCTTGCGATGGGCGCGGATGAGGCTTATCTGCTGAGCGACCGCGCGTTCGGAGGGGCGGACACCTGCGCGACTTCCACCACCATCGCGGCCGGAATCCGAAAGGTGCCGGGCGTGGACATCATCTTCGCCGGCCGTCAGGCCATCGACGGCGACACCGCTCAGGTGGGGCCGCAGGTCGCGCAGCGCCTGGGGATCCCGGTCGTCACCTATGTTCAGGACATCCGGCTGGGCGACGGCAAAGCGACGGTCCAGAGACAGATGGAAGACGGATACGAAAGGATCGAAGTCAGAACGCCATGCCTCCTCACCTGCGTCAAGGAATTGAACGAGCCGAGATATATGTCGGTCGGCCGGATCGTGGATGCCTATCAAAAGGAGATCGCGGTGTGGGATCATGCCGCGGTGGGACTTGACGGGAAGGACTGCGGGCTGAACGCCTCCCCGACGCAGGTGTTCCGCTCCTTCACGCCGCCGCAGAAGGGGAAGGGTGAGATGCTTGCGGGGTCGGTCGGCGAGATGGCGAAGTCCCTGATCGGCAAACTGGATGAAAAGCATCTGATCTAA
- a CDS encoding electron transfer flavoprotein subunit alpha, whose translation MAVEVLKDQCRGCTKCVKSCPFEAITMENRIAVIGPACTGCGQCVEACPFHAIEKTEDGRAAADLGAYRNVWVFAEQREGKLMQVAVELLGEGRKLAGALGCELCAVLCGSGVEPLAGELFEYGADKVYYADAPELKQYTTDAYTKVIQEAIERYKPEIVLLGATHIGRDLGPCLAVRCQTGLTADCTKLEINPDTKKIMQTRPAFGGNLMATILCPSHMPQMSTVRPGVMEKAVRVPGRKGGLIRLDVHFAEGDIRTKVLEAVKTVREAVSLTDADIIVSGGMGLGNAEGFQLLKQLTQRLGGTVASSRAAVDAGWIDHAYQVGQTGTTVKPKIYFACGISGAIQHVAGMQNSGMIVAVNTNENAPIFDIADIGIVGDLYQVIPAIMEELDKRPV comes from the coding sequence ATGGCAGTGGAAGTATTAAAGGATCAATGCAGAGGATGCACAAAATGCGTGAAGTCCTGTCCTTTTGAGGCGATCACGATGGAAAACAGGATCGCCGTGATCGGCCCCGCCTGCACGGGCTGCGGCCAGTGCGTCGAAGCGTGCCCGTTTCACGCGATCGAAAAGACGGAGGACGGCAGGGCGGCCGCGGATTTAGGCGCCTATCGCAACGTGTGGGTCTTTGCGGAGCAGCGGGAAGGAAAGCTGATGCAGGTGGCTGTGGAGCTGCTGGGCGAGGGGAGAAAACTTGCCGGCGCCCTGGGCTGCGAGCTTTGCGCCGTGCTCTGCGGCTCCGGGGTGGAGCCGCTCGCGGGCGAACTTTTCGAGTACGGCGCCGACAAGGTCTATTATGCCGACGCGCCGGAGCTGAAACAATATACCACCGACGCATACACCAAAGTCATTCAGGAAGCCATAGAAAGATACAAGCCGGAGATCGTGCTTCTCGGCGCGACGCACATCGGGCGGGATCTTGGCCCGTGCCTTGCGGTCCGCTGCCAGACGGGCCTCACGGCGGACTGCACAAAGCTTGAGATCAATCCGGACACCAAGAAAATCATGCAGACCCGCCCGGCGTTCGGCGGGAACCTCATGGCCACCATCCTCTGCCCCAGCCACATGCCGCAGATGTCGACGGTGCGCCCCGGCGTGATGGAAAAGGCGGTCAGGGTACCGGGCAGAAAGGGCGGGCTGATTCGGCTTGACGTGCATTTTGCCGAAGGGGATATCCGGACTAAAGTGCTGGAGGCCGTTAAGACTGTGCGGGAAGCCGTGTCGCTCACCGACGCGGACATCATCGTATCCGGAGGAATGGGTCTCGGCAATGCCGAAGGGTTCCAACTCCTGAAACAGCTTACGCAGCGGCTCGGCGGCACGGTCGCATCCTCCAGAGCCGCGGTCGACGCGGGATGGATCGACCACGCGTACCAGGTCGGGCAGACCGGGACGACCGTGAAGCCGAAAATCTATTTTGCGTGCGGCATATCGGGCGCGATTCAGCATGTTGCCGGCATGCAGAATTCGGGGATGATCGTCGCCGTCAACACCAATGAAAACGCTCCGATCTTCGACATTGCCGATATCGGAATTGTCGGGGACCTTTATCAGGTGATCCCTGCCATCATGGAAGAGCTCGACAAGCGGCCGGTTTAA